In the Desulfobulbaceae bacterium genome, GCTCATTTTGTGGAGGTTAATTGGTTGTTGGTTGGTTAACTGGGAAATTGGGTAAATAGGGAAATGGTTAAATGGGCAAATACTGTAACGGTAAGTTATATTTTACCCCCTTCCACCAGTCAACTAGTCAACCAATCAACAAGTTAATCAACCAATTCCAGCCTGACAGCACAGACTTTTGCCTCGGGAATTTTACAGACAGGATCTAAGGCATCATTGGTCAGAATATTGGCAGCCGCCTCATGGTAATGAAAAGGGATAAAAACTAATTTTTCCGGGACATTATCGGTGACCCTGGCCTTTAAAGAGATCGTTCCCCGCCTTGAGGTCACGGCAAGCAGTTCCTTATCAGTAACACCAATTTCTTCAGCATCAATAGGGTTAATCTCGATAAATGGTTCCGGAGCAGCAGCCTCCAGACCTTTGGAACGCCTGGTCATCGTGCCTGTATGATACTGAAATAACAGCCGACCGGTAGTCAGCGTAAAAGGATAGTCGTCATCAGGCTGCTCATTGGAAGCAACATAGGGAACCTCTGTAAACAGAGCTTTTCCTCCGGCTCGGGGAAATGTTTCTCCAAAAAGAAACGGGGTTCCCGGGTGCGAACGAGTCGGACATGGCCACTGCAATCCCCCCTCTTTCAGCCGTTGATAGGTCATACCGCGCATTGCCGGCCACAGAAGATGCGCCTCTAGAAAAGCCTCTTCGGGTGTGGTGGAAATCTCCTCATGCTCTTTTGAGTTGCTCACCTTAAAGCCGAGATCTTTTACACTTTCCAGCACATGTTTATAGCCCATTCGGGTTGAAAGCTGGTTAATTATGGTCATATCGTCGCGCGCCAGACCGGGAGATGGAACCGCCTTGCGAACCCGCTGCACGCGCCGCTCCGTATTGGTGAAGGTCCCTTCTTTTTCAGCGAAAGAGGCTGCCGGCAATACGACATCGGCAAGCTCTGCCGTTTCTGTCATAAATATGTCCTGGACTATTAAAATCTCCAGGTTTTTCAAGGCCTCAAGCGAGCTCTGCATATTAGGGTCAGACAAGACGGGGTTCTCGCCCATGACGTACAAGGCCTTTAAGGTTCCGGCTTTCATGGCCTCTGTCATCTCAGTGGCAGTTAAGCCAATTTTCTCAGGGATCGGTCGGCCCCAGACATCTTCAAAATGCCGACGCACCTCTTCGTCTGTTATCGGCTGATAACCAGGGAGAACGTTGGGCGAACAGCCCATGTCACAGGCCCCCTGCACATTATTCTGGCCCCTTAACGGATTGACCCCGGCAAACTCCTTACCGATATTGCCAGTAAGCATTGACAGGTTAGCCACCGCATGCACATTATTGGTGCCCATCGTGTGCTGCGTAATGCCCATGGCATAGTAAATACCAGCATTTTTGGCCCCGGCAAATACACGAGCGGCCTCAATAATATCCTTGGCTGGTACGCCGGTAATTTTTTCTCCAAACTCAGGGGTAAACTCTTGCAATGACCGACAGAAAACCTCGAAACCATCGGTGCGCCCAGCTATAAACTCTTTGTCCTCCAGCTTCTCTTCAATAATGACACGGGCAATACAGTTAAGAAGTGTCGAGTCTGTGCCCGGTCTCTGCCTAAGCCAAAGATGGGCAAATTTAACCAATGGAATTTTGCGCGGATCGGCAACAATAAGTTTTGCACCGTTGAACACGGCTTTTTTCATGCGCAGGGCAACAATCGGATGGTTTTCCGTGGTGTTTGAACCAATAACAAGCAGGGCGTCATTTTTTTCAATCCCAGCAACCGAGTTGCTCATAGCGCCAGAACCAAATTTTGTGGCCAGACCGGCCACCGTCGCGGAGTGTCAGTAACGGGCACAATGATCGATATTATTGGTTCCAATCACCGTGCGGAAAAACTTTTGAAAGGCGTAGTTTTCTTCGTTGGTACAGCGCGCCGAAGACAAACCGCCAATAGCATTCGGGCCATGTTCATCTCGTATTGCTTCAAACTTTGAAACAATAAACCCCAAGGCCTCATCCCAGGAAACGGGCAGTAACTCGCCCCCCTTTTCTTTGCGGATGTACGGGGTTTTTAAACGATCGGACTTATTGATAAACTCATACCCGAACCGCCCCTTCACACAGAGCCAGCCCTGATTGTGGGTGTTTGGTTTCGATGATACTCGGATGACCTGATCAGCATGGGAATGCAGCGTGATACTACAACCACAACCGCAATAACCGCAGGTGGTGTCGGTATATTTGACATCTTTTTGACGGCCATGTCCTGCCCAGGCCTTGCCTGTTAAGGCGCCAGTCGGGCACAAGGCCACACACTGCCCGCAAAATTCGCAATCCAGATCTTTGTCAAAGGGCGGGCTGATTTTTGCGTCAAAGCCCCGATAGGCAAAATCAATGGCCCCAACCCCCTGCACCTCATCACAAACCCTCACACAGAGACCACAGAGAATGCATTTGTTCATCTCCCTTTTGATAAAAGGATTTTCATCTATCCGATTATGCTCACGCATCTCACCAAGAAATCTGTTTTCACGAAGTTTATAAAAATAGGCCAACTCCTGTAGGGTGCAGTCTCCTGCTCTGGCACAGACCATACAGTCATTTGGATGATCGGAGAGAAGGAGTTCTACAGTTGTTCGTCGTAACCGGTAAAGCTTATCGCTCTCGGTTGCCACCTTCATCCCCTCTTCAGCGGGGGTTGTACAGGCGGTCACTGGCCTGGGGATGCCCTCAACCTCGACAATACAAAGACGACAAGCCCCAAATGGCCTCAATCGGGAATCATGACAGAGTGTCGGTATTTCGATTTCGAGTGTTTGGGCCGCCTCAAGAATGGTGGTGCCTTCAACGACTTCGATCTCTTTTTCATTAATTGTCAGGCTGATCATGACAGCTACTCCTTCAAGACTGCGCTGAATTTACAAATATCATAACAGGCACCACACTTAATGCACACGGCGGTATTCACCCGGTGTGCCTTTTTCGGCTCACCGGAAATTGCCTTGACCGGGCAGTTTTTCTTGCACATACCGCAGCCGACACAGAGATCTTCCCGAATAAAAAAGGTAAGGAGTTTACGGCAGACTTTGGCAGGACATTTTTTCTGATGAATATGGGCCTCATACTCATGACGAAAATACTTGATAGTGCTTAATATCGGGTTTGGAGCAGACATGCCCAGACCACACAGGCTCGAGTCCTTAACATCATTGGCCAGATCAACCAGCAGATTAATATCTCCCTTTTTGCCCTCGCC is a window encoding:
- the fdhF gene encoding formate dehydrogenase subunit alpha, giving the protein MISLTINEKEIEVVEGTTILEAAQTLEIEIPTLCHDSRLRPFGACRLCIVEVEGIPRPVTACTTPAEEGMKVATESDKLYRLRRTTVELLLSDHPNDCMVCARAGDCTLQELAYFYKLRENRFLGEMREHNRIDENPFIKREMNKCILCGLCVRVCDEVQGVGAIDFAYRGFDAKISPPFDKDLDCEFCGQCVALCPTGALTGKAWAGHGRQKDVKYTDTTCGYCGCGCSITLHSHADQVIRVSSKPNTHNQGWLCVKGRFGYEFINKSDRLKTPYIRKEKGGELLPVSWDEALGFIVSKFEAIRDEHGPNAIGGLSSARCTNEENYAFQKFFRTVIGTNNIDHCARYUHSATVAGLATKFGSGAMSNSVAGIEKNDALLVIGSNTTENHPIVALRMKKAVFNGAKLIVADPRKIPLVKFAHLWLRQRPGTDSTLLNCIARVIIEEKLEDKEFIAGRTDGFEVFCRSLQEFTPEFGEKITGVPAKDIIEAARVFAGAKNAGIYYAMGITQHTMGTNNVHAVANLSMLTGNIGKEFAGVNPLRGQNNVQGACDMGCSPNVLPGYQPITDEEVRRHFEDVWGRPIPEKIGLTATEMTEAMKAGTLKALYVMGENPVLSDPNMQSSLEALKNLEILIVQDIFMTETAELADVVLPAASFAEKEGTFTNTERRVQRVRKAVPSPGLARDDMTIINQLSTRMGYKHVLESVKDLGFKVSNSKEHEEISTTPEEAFLEAHLLWPAMRGMTYQRLKEGGLQWPCPTRSHPGTPFLFGETFPRAGGKALFTEVPYVASNEQPDDDYPFTLTTGRLLFQYHTGTMTRRSKGLEAAAPEPFIEINPIDAEEIGVTDKELLAVTSRRGTISLKARVTDNVPEKLVFIPFHYHEAAANILTNDALDPVCKIPEAKVCAVRLELVD